The Pseudomonas sp. MPC6 nucleotide sequence CTTGTGACCATTTGGCCACTGCTATTACGGCGTGTCACTGTTACTTCCCCTTTGCTATTTTTATGCACTCCTTCCTTTTGATTCGAGGGCTTGGATGGACCGGCTTTTAGATTTGGGTTTTCTAGAGCGCTTGGGCTGTTTGGTCCGAAAGGATCACTAGCTCTCGCAGAGTCGTATCCAGCAGGACTCGGACGCCCATGATTATAGGAGGTTTGTCGCGGAAGGCCGTTACGTGGCCCTGGTGCTCCACCGACCACAAGTGCTGATTCGAAGAACCCCGATAGCCCTTGCCCTGTTTCAGGGCGCATTTCCCCCATTCCAGACGGAACATAGGCGATACCTTTTCGCCCCGTCTGCTCGGCGCCACCAAAGAAAAAATCAAATGCACGGGAAAAAAATTTGCCTGCTTTCATGTGTCCGGTCGGATCCGAAGAATTCACCGGATCCCCCACGCAATACATATATGCATTCAATCCGCCTCTCCCAAACGGGCTCCAGCTGTCCGGGCTATGAAAACGCATCAATGTCGGGTTGTAAGCCCGGTAGCCATTGCCCAGCAAATACCAGCCGAGGCGCGGCTCGCGCAATTCACCGTTGAACCCGATGTTCGTCGCTACATCTTGATGCGCGGACTGCTGGCCGTAGGCGGAATAAGCGATGGCATTAGATTTGCCACTTGCGACTTCAGCGAGTATCGAGTTTTTATTGTCGGCAGCCAGCAGGACAGTGCGCGACTGTTGTGCGGACGCTTGGTTATCAGCAGGTAACTGAGGCATGGCGCAGCCTTCCTTGGTGAGAGCGTTGATAGTGATCAGCGCTCCCAGTCTGACCCTGTTGCAAAGTGCCGGGAACTAGCAGAACTGATAGTCGGGCGCCCCCCCTGGCGCTGGATCTGCTGGAATAGGCCGGCAACTCCTGGCCAAGACCGCGCTCAACCATCGACGGATGGTCGAATCCAGCCTGCACCGGCCCTCCTACACAAGCGCCGTTGTTTCAGATTCGCCGGGGCAACACCACGGTAAACAGCGTGCCCTCGGCCTCACTGGAGCTGACCTCGATCGTCCCTGCATGGGCGTTGACCACTTCCTTGACGATAAACAAACCCAGTCCGAGGCTGGTTGACGGCTGGCCAAGTTCTTCGTCGGCACTGCGCACCAAAGGATCGAAGATGGTGCCAATGGCATTCTCGGGAATCGGCGTGCCGTGGTTGAGCACCGTGAGACGAACCGTATCTGGTTCGCCAATGAGCCTTATCGTCACATCCCGTTTGTTCGAACCATGCTGCAACGCATTGCCGATCAGGTTTTGCAGGAGTTGACCCAGGCGCCCTGCATCCCAGACGCCTCGGGTGTCTCCTGATACGTCGAGTATCGGATCGCACTCCGGGTTGCCGGCACAGGCTTCGGCGATCGCGGCATGGGCGGCGTCCGCCAGGTCCATCGGGACGGGTTCGATCGGCAGGCTCTTGCCCAGGCGACTGCGCACCAGCTCCAGCAAATCGCCGACCATCACCGCCATGTGCCGCGCGCCGCGCTTGATGTTGATCGCGCAGGTCAGCGCATCGCCCTCGAGCGTCACCTTGCGCAGCAGCAGTTCGGTGGACATGCTCACCGCTTGCAACGGCGCGCGCAGGTCATGGCCGAGGATCGCCAGAAAGATGTCCCGCGAATGATTGACCTGTTCGGCATAGGCCGCGGTGGACTCGGCAAGGGCTTCGTCGATGGCTTCATTGAAGCGGATCATGTCCTGGAAATAGGTCATGTCCGGCGACTCCAGGCTGCCTACCCACAGACGAATCACGCAGGCGCGCAAATGGCGGAACTCGGACGTCATCTGCACCAGATCGAACCCGACGTTGTGGCGCAGCTCTCCATGACAGGCCGCGGCCTCGTCCAGGCTCGGGGTTTTCTCCGGGCCTTCGCCTTTGGCTTTGGCCGCCTGTTCGCTGGCGGTCTGTGCCTTGCGCATATCGGCTGCCGCGGCGAGCAGGATCGACTTCGCGTGATCGCGCAATGTCGTGCGGTCCAGCGAATCGTCGGCGCTGATGGCATCGGCAAATGTTTCCCATTCATCAACGATACGATCTACGTGCTGCACAATGAATTCAGGTAAACGCATGACTGGGCATCTGCATGGCAATGATAGCCATTGAGTGTGGCGCATCCTGGCGCCTTTGTCGTGCCCCTGCCGCAAGCGCCGATGAAGCGGTATGGATGTGCACACAAGGTAGTAATTAATTATTTTTTCATGCTGTTAATTGAATGGTTATGACCGCTTGCCCAGCAGTGTCCGTTGTTTTTTTTCGATTTGTTGTTTCAGGTGTGTGGTGAGTAAATTGAAGGCTC carries:
- a CDS encoding HAMP domain-containing sensor histidine kinase; this encodes MRLPEFIVQHVDRIVDEWETFADAISADDSLDRTTLRDHAKSILLAAAADMRKAQTASEQAAKAKGEGPEKTPSLDEAAACHGELRHNVGFDLVQMTSEFRHLRACVIRLWVGSLESPDMTYFQDMIRFNEAIDEALAESTAAYAEQVNHSRDIFLAILGHDLRAPLQAVSMSTELLLRKVTLEGDALTCAINIKRGARHMAVMVGDLLELVRSRLGKSLPIEPVPMDLADAAHAAIAEACAGNPECDPILDVSGDTRGVWDAGRLGQLLQNLIGNALQHGSNKRDVTIRLIGEPDTVRLTVLNHGTPIPENAIGTIFDPLVRSADEELGQPSTSLGLGLFIVKEVVNAHAGTIEVSSSEAEGTLFTVVLPRRI
- a CDS encoding RHS repeat-associated core domain-containing protein yields the protein MPQLPADNQASAQQSRTVLLAADNKNSILAEVASGKSNAIAYSAYGQQSAHQDVATNIGFNGELREPRLGWYLLGNGYRAYNPTLMRFHSPDSWSPFGRGGLNAYMYCVGDPVNSSDPTGHMKAGKFFSRAFDFFFGGAEQTGRKGIAYVPSGMGEMRPETGQGLSGFFESALVVGGAPGPRNGLPRQTSYNHGRPSPAGYDSARASDPFGPNSPSALENPNLKAGPSKPSNQKEGVHKNSKGEVTVTRRNSSGQMVTSPREPVRGGGDSTNINPRIRVSQIQERDPGFADTREEMRRALVNDQILTLNNRLIQEGRAPRARQAEIRRQGGSIASRVNRMLNEF